One segment of Odontesthes bonariensis isolate fOdoBon6 chromosome 1, fOdoBon6.hap1, whole genome shotgun sequence DNA contains the following:
- the LOC142396454 gene encoding long-chain fatty acid transport protein 2-like has translation MMIAYIICTVLAILPILLYLRNPYFFGDLNYAISALRIGMRMSKLKKKFVSILDCFLDKVAKHPHKKFIIFEGTSYTYSQADKESNKVARALSTHAHLMAGDTVALFVENEPQYVWVWLALAKLGCVAALLNHNIRSRSLLHCFSCCDAKALIVGAELRGAVEEVLPSLRQQGIRVFILSEHCDVEGIDSLSDKIQQASDQPLSPELRANMNLKTPALYIYTSGTTGLPKAAVINHERVWLSSFLQCIAGVRSNDVIYIYLPLYHSSGFLMGLCGAIDRGITVVLRRKFSASNFWNDCRKYNVTVIQYIGEVMRYLCNTPKRENEMDHKVRVAVGNGIRGDTWTEFLKRFGNIRICECYGATEGNVGFVNYVGKIGAIGREHFLYKMSNPYAFIRYDTEKEEPVRDSKGFCIEVPKGETGLLVGKIGKQSLFTGYAKNKQQTEKKKLKDVFVKGDVYFNSGDLLRVDNEGFVYFQDRIGDTFRWKGENVATTEVADILLTVDFVEEANVYGVKVPGHEGRIGMAALKLKENMDFDGKAIYQHVKSYLPSYARPRFIRIQDALAVTGTFKQLKVKLAEEGFNPTIIKNRLFFLEDKGYVPMTSEIFNAIEEGTLRL, from the exons ATGATGATTGCCTATATCATTTGTACCGTTTTGGCAATTTTGCCCATATTGCTTTACCTGCGAAACCCCTATTTTTTCGGAGATCTAAATTACGCAATTAGTGCCTTGCGCATCGGGATGCGCATGAGCAAACTCAAGAAAAAGTTTGTTAGTATTTTAGACTGCTTTCTGGACAAAGTGGCGAAGCATCCACACAAGAAGTTTATCATTTTCGAGGGAACGTCCTACACTTACAGCCAAGCCGACAAAGAGAGCAACAAAGTGGCCAGAGCTCTATCGACGCACGCCCACCTGATGGCGGGGGACACGGTGGCCCTCTTTGTGGAAAACGAACCTCAGTACGTGTGGGTTTGGTTGGCGCTGGCCAAGCTGGGATGCGTAGCGGCTCTCCTCAACCACAACATCAGATCCAGGTCCCTGCTGCACTGCTTCTCCTGCTGCGATGCCAAGGCCCTCATCGTTGGTGCCG AGCTGAGAGGAGCAGTAGAGGAGGTGTTGCCCAGCTTGAGGCAGCAGGGCATCCGTGTCTTTATCCTCAGCGAGCACTGTGATGTGGAGGGCATCGACAGCCTCTCTGACAAGATTCAACAGGCCTCGGATCAGCCTCTCTCACCAGAGCTGAGGGCCAACATGAACCTCAAGACTCCTGCACTGTACATCTACACGTCAGGGACCACAG GTCTTCCCAAGGCAGCTGTAATTAACCACGAGAGGGTATGGCTGTCATCTTTCCTTCAGTGTATCGCTGGTGTGCGCTCAAATGATGTCATCTACATTTACCTGCCTCTCTACCACTCTTCTGGCTTTCTAATGGGACTTTGTGGAGCCATAGACAGAG GCATCACAGTTGTTTTACGACGTAAATTCTCTGCCTCCAACTTTTGGAACGACTGCAGAAAGTACAACGTGACTGTCATTCAGTACATAGGAGAGGTAATGCGTTACCTCTGCAATACACCAAAG AGAGAAAATGAAATGGATCATAAAGTACGAGTGGCTGTGGGGAACGGGATCAGGGGAGATACCTGGACCGAGTTCCTGAAGCGATTTGGGAACATTCGTATCTGTGAATGCTACGGAGCAACTGAAGGAAATGTTGGCTTTGTCAACTACGTTGGAAAAATCGGAGCTATTGGCAGAGAGCATTTTCTGTACAAA ATGTCGAATCCATATGCCTTCATAAGATATGACACAGAGAAAGAGGAGCCAGTCAGAGACTCTAAAGGATTTTGTATTGAAGTCCCAAAAG GAGAGACTGGTTTGTTGGTAGGAAAGATTGGAAAACAATCTCTCTTCACAGGCTATGCCAAGAACAAGCAGcagacagagaagaagaagctgaaaGATGTGTTTGTAAAGGGAGACGTTTACTTTAACAGTGGTGACCTTCTAAGAGTAGACAATGAGGGATTTGTTTACTTCCAGGACCGCATTGGAGACACTTTCAG GTGGAAAGGAGAAAATGTGGCAACCACAGAGGTGGCTGATATTTTGCTCACAGTGGACTTTGTTGAGGAGGCGAATGTCTACGGTGTAAAAGTGCCAG GACACGAAGGAAGAATTGGAATGGCAGCACTAAAGCTGAAAGAAAACATGGACTTTGATGGTAAAGCTATATACCAGCACGTTAAAAGCTACCTGCCCAGCTATGCGAGGCCACGGTTCATTCGCATACAG GATGCACTGGCAGTGACGGGAACTTTTAAGCAATTGAAGGTGAAGCTGGCCGAGGAAGGTTTCAACCCCACCATCATCAAGAATCGTTTATTCTTCTTGGAAGACAAGGGCTACGTACCCATGACTTCGGAGATATTCAATGCTATAGAAGAGGGAACACTGAGACTCTGA